A window of the Mesotoga prima MesG1.Ag.4.2 genome harbors these coding sequences:
- the surE gene encoding 5'/3'-nucleotidase SurE, with amino-acid sequence MRILLTNDDGIESTGIRSLAKKLSAAHEVTIIAPESNRSGVSHSITWLTPVKIRERSTVENVSSFCTSGTPADCVVAASVIKGLGNFDLVVSGINYGQNLGVDVRYSGTLSAALEARIHGIPAMAVSIASEENPDFLAAVDFSENFVREYDWKKLPKHTVLNVNVPAVPRNRIKGINCTRPGGLLKRRWFEKKVNEWGEEEFWMKKEILYDSHEEDLDYVSIDRGFISVSPIDFFGSCEESFRLSLEEDLKIFEARWLNKGNEKFSMASFEK; translated from the coding sequence TTGAGAATACTATTGACTAATGATGATGGAATAGAATCAACAGGAATAAGATCGCTTGCAAAAAAGCTTTCAGCTGCTCATGAGGTCACAATAATCGCTCCAGAAAGTAACCGAAGCGGGGTAAGTCATTCAATAACTTGGTTAACTCCGGTGAAAATAAGGGAAAGAAGCACGGTGGAAAATGTCTCCTCCTTCTGCACAAGTGGGACTCCTGCAGACTGTGTAGTCGCAGCTTCGGTAATCAAGGGCCTAGGGAATTTCGACCTGGTAGTGAGTGGGATAAATTACGGTCAGAATCTAGGAGTGGATGTTAGGTACTCGGGTACTCTCTCGGCGGCGCTTGAAGCAAGAATTCATGGGATTCCGGCGATGGCGGTATCGATTGCCAGTGAAGAGAATCCAGATTTTCTCGCAGCGGTTGATTTTTCGGAAAACTTCGTGAGGGAGTACGACTGGAAAAAGCTTCCAAAGCATACAGTTCTAAATGTTAACGTTCCGGCAGTTCCTCGAAACAGGATTAAAGGCATAAACTGTACGAGACCCGGCGGTTTGCTTAAGAGGCGCTGGTTTGAGAAGAAAGTCAATGAATGGGGCGAAGAAGAATTCTGGATGAAGAAGGAAATCCTCTACGATTCTCACGAGGAAGATCTTGACTATGTGAGTATAGATAGAGGATTTATTTCTGTGAGTCCTATCGACTTCTTCGGATCCTGCGAAGAGAGTTTCAGGTTATCCCTGGAAGAAGATCTGAAGATATTTGAAGCGCGCTGGTTAAACAA